The region TATATAAGATGTTTCTTTTAtaagaaattaaatatataatgtTTTGTCAACCCATGTATTGTGGTGGAACGTTAGAATTCCTCCCGTCATACCCAGAAGTCGAGTTCGAGCTTTTGAAATGAAGAAATCTTTGGCAAGGAGCGCTTTCAGGAGCAAATCTGCAGTGATAATTATGGGTTCACGTGAACTCATTAGCTTTTGTCCAATGAGttacttaattataaatattttaccataaaaattacttattattgttgtattaacTTGAGTTGGTTGGAGTGACCGATAAACTTTAAATCCTGAATCCTCCTCTTAGGGCTTTACCCCTCATAGTACGCCTAGGAGGTATAAATTCAGACACCGAatgctttttgaaaaaaaaactaataatcTTCTCCTTAGCAAACAAATTTGATCATGTGTAATCTAGCAACATTTAATATACAACAAACTTTTTGTTACAGATAAGCCAACTATTACGGTAATGCAAGAGCAACTTTAATGCTGCAATAATCTATCTGTATATATTGTATAAGAAACACCATCAGATCATCAAACCCAAAATAAATAACTGAGaataaattagtcaaaaaatatGGCTAAGAAGATAGAAATTATTCCATTAATGACAATTATGGTGATGCTAATTTTGatctttaattcaaaattaGTATATTGTAAATTCGATGAATATTGTTTTAAGGAGTGTATTCGTGGATGTGTGGGACAAAAACCTGAATGTTACTTAGTATGTGAAAGGGTATGTAGGAATTCTCTCATGAATAGTTCTTCTCCAATGCACTATTGCACCCTTAGTTGTGCAATTCACAAGTGTGCAAGTTTAATCAAaggtaccttttttttttttttttttcaacttcttttgGAGCTTATCTATTCGGAGATCAGTATAAGGCATAGGAGTACATTCTTTGTAGGATAAtgtatgaaataaactcaacTGGTCTCATATGAGATTATTTCCTCCTTGCCGTATTgttttattagtattatttaattttcctCCTAGTGTACTACTAAcatatttattttgcttatttatTTGCTTTGTGCAGATGACAAACATTGGAAAAATTGCATAAATGATTGTTTCAACAATTATTGCAAAAATTAGAGCTTAAAGGATACATAGTCTTCAATGCTTCGTCCTATGATGTTAGTATTGTAAAATAAAAGCTAATCAATGAAATTCCTGCCAGCATTTCAATAGTAGATGTTTTCTTGATTCTATATTTGCATTAATATTCACAATTTGTGTTCCTTTTActaaaagaaattaagaaaagatgaaatggcATTTTGCAGTTAGAAAATATTAGAGATGACAATTATAATTAAACCGTGATTCTCTataatgttaatttttttttttttttttttttttataaatagatATGGAGGCTTACCTAAATACAGTAATATAGATGAAATTGTTTAGCCTTGTGGTCTTTGATCATCTAAATCAATAGGTATAAgttttaagagaatgacatctGCTTGACGTGTCATTCAGATCGTTTAGGTCTGGTATACATCAAAGGAACAAGACCTAAACGATGTGAAATGAACTCGTCGTGGGTGTGGGGTTTAGTGTGTGGGTATGATGTGAGTGAGttaggggtgggggtgggtcgTGGGTGGTGGGTGTTGGTGAGTTgggtgtgggggtgggggtgggtggggggtaGGTGAGTTGGGTGTGGGTGTGTAACAGTGTGAGTTGGGTGTGGGGGGTGGTGATTGTTGGGATGCTGGGGGGTTTGGGGGTAGGAAGTGGGTTTTTGGGGTGGATGTGGGTGGTGTGTGGGGATGGGGAGGAGATAATCAATTTTGAATGTCACTTGTGGGGTAGTCGTAATTGACCTCGTTGAAATCGAAGTCAATTCATCCGTTCCTAATGACGAGTTTATTTCACATCGTTTAGGTCTGGTATACATCAAAGGAATAAATAATATGTGACATGTCAcgtctataaaaaaaaaattactcaaaattTTTGTCACGCATAAATGATTATTTTCAATTAAGATGTGTTTCACACATGACGTCAAACAAAATGTACGAAATTAAAATGTTTGAATGTTCTTATTTACTTGTATGTTGcattttttcaaatatagaagCATATCTGTTCGTATAAATTACACAAAGATCAATTCCGGATATTTGAATGCAAAACTTTAAGCTATTTATAGCAATGTTTCGTAATCAAGGggaaaatgcattttttttttttaagtttttcccTCAGTGTTCGATACCCAGATGGGCCCCCACTAAATTTGATTCGCGCCGTATACCTATTCAAGAGGAAATTAAAACACTCCCTGTCAGGATTTTTTTCATACTATAGAAGTCAAACTCAAGACCTCTAGTTAAGGTGGACCTAATTCAATCCAATTTGTGACAAATCTTCCCTTGGTTAAACAAATCTAGCTACATttaatatataaacatatataacaGATTTGTTGCTATTACAAATATGTAAACTGTTTAAATATATATCCTttaattccataataaaatAGTGGTAATATGATGCAAGATCAGCAATTTGAATGCTACCAAAGTTAAAGTACATAGTTCACCTAAGTGACATTTTGTGACTCAAATCTCTATATATAAGCAGCACCCAGAAACATAAACTGAGAACAAACAAGTTAGTAAAAAATATGGGTGAGATGATTGAGGCAAATATTATATCATTTATGAAATTAATGGCGATGCTAATTTTGATCTCTAATTCACAATTAGTATATTGTTTGGATCAACACTGTTTTAGGGACTGCATTAGTGCATGTTACCAAAATCCTGGTTGTTACATATCATGTGCAAGAGAATGTGGGGGTTCTCTCAAGAATACTTATTCTTCAATGCACTATTGCAATCTTGATTGTTCAATTCACAAGTGTGCAAGTTTAATCAAAGGTACCCTTCTAGTTCTTGTAACTTCTTTTTGTCTTTGAATAGATCTTAAAGAATTTTCAATATCTCGCAGAGATCTATTTTACGGCTCattataagtattttttttagtaatatGGTCTTCTTATAGCATACCGGTAAGTAAAATATACAAGATCTTAAAACATTAGTGATACGATAGGGGAAGATCTATATTATTAGGTATGCATTAAAGATGAACTCAGTAATTTTGTCCAAGCCCTTTATTTGTGTTAAGAAATCCAAGAATATTTAGCTTGAAATCCAATTCGTTGGTCTGgttattatatattaatttggTGGAATTTTCGTCAATTTGTAAATGACagtctttttatttcttttgcaaCTTATCGACCTTTTGGACCACAGTCTAAAGATCCATTTTGAGCAAATTAAAAATCTTAAGAAACAGCAGAGCACGATCTAaatttttttaagttatattaTTGTAAAAAATTAGACGACAATCTAATGTTTTTGTACGTAAGATTGAGCCATATATAAGCAAACATTAGGCTCGAGTCTAACGTTGTCTGAAGAATAACTTTCCAAGGGCTATATATTAGcaccatttttaaaaagttgggACAAAATCTAAATATTGCCTAAAATGGGACATTTGCGTAAATCTTTCCTTAACTTGAGATGGTTGTAGGAATCTATGGCCCCTTTTATCGGAGTTCgtttaataaaatatatgaaatcttTATAGGGTCCTTCTTGTCTATTCGAATTACAACTGATCATAACTCATATGAGATCATCTTTTCGTTGGCCAATCGTATCCTGTCTttcttattattcttttttcctCCGAGTTCACTAACATATTTATTTTGTGTAATTTATTATTTGCTTTATACAGATGACAAACAATGGCGAGGTTGCATGAAGGATTGTTCCGACAATTATTGCAAAATTAGAGCTTAGAAGATAGTTTTCAGGACTTTGTTATAtgatattaactaattaatgtTGTAAATGAAAAGCTAGTCATATTCCATCGTTTGTCATCATTCCTATAATATGCTTTTCTTGAATCTCTATTTGgattcatattcatcatttgttCTCCTTTTATTAAAACATTGTTATGGCGAAAAGAGTTTAATTTACTCTCCAAATGTCAAATTAATTAGTAAGTCATTAACTCAAAGTaatcattatcttcataaaaatTAGCAATctaattataatatttacaaATAAAGTCAACTAATCCAAAGATAGATGCTTCTATGCACATTATAAGATAGTAGCAATGCAAAAGTAATTTAAGTTTCTACTAAAGCAATGAAAATGTTCAAGTACATTCCATAGTCACATATTATGAAAAGTTGGAGACTACAACCCCGGGGGGTGGGGAGGGGGCGGGGGATTCATATCGTAAGCTACAGGTGCGACTGAATTTAATAATTTTGTTCGAGACCCTATACATGTTCAAAGAAATTCACTTAAATATGTACACATATCAAATATCGAACCCAATTATAATTAGCGCTTGATTTTGTTGTTCGATCATCCCAAACCCATAAAGTTCAAATCATGAATCCTCCTCTGAATGGGTAGGCGTCGGTTGGTTCGATTTGATTGGGTTTTGATTAGGTGAACCAAAAACCAAATAGAAATCAATTCTCCATTCCCGAAACCTCCGGTTAAGGGTGAAGGGTGAAAGGATCTcattctataaaaaaaaatattgatttaaTATTAGCAACTGTATACAAAACTTAAACTTCAAATTTAAATGTTGAACTATGAATGACTTTACAGCAATAACTACGCCACCATGTCTCCAACAGAACATTTTCAGGCTTCAAGTCACAATGAACTATAGGAGTATCATAACCATAGTGAAGATATTCTAATATCATAGCCACATCAAGCATTATGCTAACTCTTTGCTACATGTCGAAGACCTGATGTTCCTTACCACACAACCaattttcaagacttacatttggcatatactcgaGAACGATAGCTCTTGCGCATTGATTTGAACACATAGTGATCACCTTGACAAGATTTCTATGTTTGATGCTTCTCATCACTTGACATTCGGTATCAAACCTCTTGCATCCTTCCTCGTTTTGCAGATTTAGAACCTTTATCGCGACCATAGTTCCATTAGCCAATATGCCCTTGTGAACATAATTAGAAACTCCTAAACCAATCATGTTAGAGCTACTGAAATTCTCTGTTGCTTGTTGAAGCTAGCGGTATTAAATCAACTGGTGTTGTGATTTCTCTTAACACTACTTATAATCTTGAAGTTCCCTTCTTCTTGATCTTCACTTGATCCAGACGAAGAGAACAACAAGTACGAAGAAATTGAGACAATCACAGGAACAACACCTTTTAGCAAGTGTTTCCAAGACTTTTATCGTTTCGTTCCCTATTTGTAGCATATTGAGAACTTATTAGATAGGTTTCCACATACACCACGAAAGCCTGGAATTAGCTACGAACTTCGTCGCTAAATTGCTTGTAAGTAacatatttttttgataatccgTCGCTAAATAGGATCAGCAACTCATTTTTGCTGTTTAGCACATAATTTGTCCGCCAGtaattccccttttttttagtagtgataaacctctttttccaacaaaagattgaggggaaaattttgaaaacacACCACTAGTATCGTAGCGAGACATGAGCGCCAAGGGGGTTCACCCGAACCCTTTCGGtgaaaaattacattatatatataaggttaaacttattttttatatttatataataaatgttgaacccctttggcttcttcgtgtgtttacttctttatatttttgaacccccttagtaAAAATCCTGGCTCCACAACTGATTAGTAGGTATTTTGACCTTCTATGGTTGTAGTTAAGGTACTGAAGTTTTTCTAAGACACTTTGCGATGTTTCCTGATAACTCATTTGAAGACAAATCCAAGAACTCCAAGCTTAACAAACTGCCGAATGATGATGGAATTGCCCTCCAAAACGAGTTGTTTGACAATGAAATATGAATCAGGTTTCTGAGGTTCCCAAATGTACTTGAAAGTTTTTTGCTTGAAAAGACTTCAGTTTTTCAATGTCAAGAGGAAGTTCCCCTTGTATCGAATTTTGTGTCACATTTAGAATAATTAGGCTATTCAATTGGTTGATGGAATTCATGCATGGAGAGTATTACCATGGACCTATATTAGCTTGGCCATGCACTCTGAACAACCACGGAATGCTACACTAATAACTGATACTTTAGAAATTGGCATTCAAGTGACAGAACAAGCACACCAAATAGAATTAGTTAACTCCTCCACAATTGAGAAAGTTGTAAACAGATTAATGGTGTCTAAAGAACGAGAAGAGATAAGAAGCAGAACTGAAAAGTTGGACAGAGAAGTTTGGCAATCAAGAGGTGTTTCTCAACTAAAGCTCAATTCCTTCATTGCTCACCTTAGCAGATCGATGATTATATGATCCATGTAGCTTGGACTCTTTAAAGATACCGACGGGTGCGTGTCAGATCATCCAAAATAGTACATTTATAGAGGGTCCAATATGGGCGTTGCAACTATTTCAGAGTCTTGGCAAACATAAGTTCCGATGCACTAAATTTGCTTATTGTTGTATGTCTTTAATTTCAATAGTATGGCAAAGATTGAAGGGGAATAAAATAAGCTGTAACACACAAATTGTGCTACGCGTGTTAGGATCATGCGCTTATCATCACGACTAGGGGTGGCAAAGCCGGATATGGGTCGGGTCGAAAATGGGTTGACAAAAAACGGATCGCAACTTACCGCCCATATTTAACACGGTTAAAAAATGGTTCagtggataatatggatatccatattatccatattatccaaagCTCTTCAAAGATGTTGGCATTGAAACAAGAagattaatttaccattttgtccACAAATCCAGATAATCATGGATTCAAGCTTGTGGGAAGAATAGAACTTCGAACCTTTTCAATGACACGACctcaaagaaaaccttttttGGAAAAGAGATCCAAACCCCAATTTACCACCCACAAGTATTCCATCTACCCAGATCAGATAATCATCTTCACTCCCATGATCCATCTTATCCCACACCAAACCCATTTTACACCCCTCCCAAACGAAATTATTTCATATATGACTACTTTGTACTTAAGACAACCCCAAAAAAGTGACTATGTTTGtttagccattttttaaaaatgacaaaaaatggctatttttgtaaattgaccatttttatagtgacacaaaaatggttatttttgcaaaaatttatttctgCTGGTCAACAACCGaaaatgcaaatttgcaaaaataagcaacttttttgtcatttttcaaaaatggccactttacaaaagtagccatttttgtgtcactttaaaaaaatggctactttacaAAATTGACCACTATCTTGGAGATGGCACATttcaaaaatggttattttaatactttcacaaagaagctattttaaaaaatggctacttttgggaattttttaaagtaactactttcacaaaatgactattcatgaaaattgactactttcaaaaagtttatttttaaaaagtgtctactttcacaaagtcaaaaagtgactattttcttaagtgaatacttttgcatatttttgaaaagttactTTTCGcgtaatattttgaaaaagcggctacttttgtttttacttttgcaaagttgctatttttgaaagttactactttcacaaaatgtcTAGTTTTGCAAAGTTGAGAGATAGGGGTGGTGGTAGATAGAGGTACTTGAAGAGGTGCGATAGGGGTAGGGGGGGTGGTGAGAAGTGTAAGGGAGGTAGTATTTATATTTGcactggaaaatattttccaaaacaacaatgctttaaaatttaaatatttccttcataccaaacacacttgTTGGTTTTATCCATTTTACAATTTACCCATAGTGGATAATATGGGTTGACTCATATTGAAATATTAAATGGATAGGGTATCCAACCCATTTAAAATGGGTTGGATCGGACGGATAACCATATTTTTAACCCATTTTGCCACCTCTAATCACGACCAAAGCTATAATTTATCAAGGTTCAGTGCGATCACTCTGCAACTCTATCTTAGCTCTGACAAACTTTATTGAAACAAACAGACAACTGTCATATGTTAATCAAGAAGATAATCATGGATTCAAGCAACAGCCTCAAGTTGAAGCATCTCAAAACTCAACAGATTAGTGAATcttagtggaaaaaaaaaatgaatttacaaCAAGTATTCCATCTACTTCAGACAGATAATCAACTCAATGATCTCCAGCAAAAAACTGGAGTTTACACTCTGCAAAATTATTCACTGAAGAATTTGATACTTAAAATGAGAACAGCAGTTGCTCATAAAAAATGATGATGTGTTTTGAATTCTCATATCCCTTCCTCTTTGCAGTGATCTGCTGGTCAAAGGAGTTGCTGGGTGCTTCCAGGCATGATTTGTATTGGCTATTCCAACAATGCTTAAAACTTTATTTTGCTCGCTGTTGGTTCACCTTTCAATAGCAGTTTTTACAAATGGTTTCTCGAAATATAATTGCATACATAATCATGGATTATGGGTGGTTTTATATACTCGCTGCCAAGTTTTGGGACCTATAGTCAATCCAATATGCAAAGACTTCTGATATAAAAGCACTGGAGCAGAGAAGTTACAGTCTCCAAATTTTATCAGGAACGCCAGGAACAAATAACTGCTGATTTTGCTTTAAAGCACATTCTTCCTACCTCTTTTCATTCTAAATAAACAAAGATCTAAACCAGATGCATTGGTATACAGAGTTCTTTTCTCCGGCAGTGACCAAGAACTTAAAATGAAAATGTCAGAACACACCTAGTTTAAATATAATCAGTCAGTAAATGTACAAAAACTGATATAGGTGATGTGTTCCTCCCAGGCATATCAGCAAAAAAGGCTCTTGTCCCCTTGGATCTATCAAACTGAAGTATAATACCCCTTAACTCATTCTGGCTTCTTTAAGTTCAGGCAGTATCTGTGCTTGGTTGAACAACTCCTGGCAGGCTCCTTTTCTAAATCACCAAAATCAGCAAACAGTGTCTCAGAGGAAACAAAAAGTTAATGATATAAGGATGGCTGTGGTTGGTTACATGATTATTGGACCTTGCCAACTGGTAACATTTCAACAACTCTCTCAGAAGGAAAACAAGACACAGTATTACATGAAGTAACATTGTAACAAGATAACCCCCATAAAATATGTCAAACGAATTAACACCATAAGCGTTTGGGTAGTGGGTGGTTTTATATACCATCTCGCTGTGTGTGTAAGTTTTGGGATAAATGCACACCATAGAAGATGCAATCCAATAATTGCAAAGACTTCCGATATTATGAAAGCACTGGAGTCACAGAGGAGTTAACCAACTTCTAAATAGTACTCATGTCACAGAAGACGCTAATATTAAAGGAACACCAGGATACAAATAACTGCTGATTTTGCTTTAAAGCACATGCTTCCTACCTCTTTTCATTCTAAATAAACAAAGATCTAAACCAGATGCATTGGTATACAGAGTTCTTTTCTCTGGCAGTGACCAAGAACTTAAAATGAAAATGTCAGAACACACCTAGTTTAAATATAATCAGTCAGTAAATGTACCCCCAAGAAAAACTGATATAGGTGATTTGTGTCCCTCCCAGGCATATCAGCAAAAAAAGGCTTCTCAAGCAAATACTGTCCCCTTGGATCTATCAAACTGAGGTATCTACCCCCTTAACTCATTCTGGCTTCTTTAAGTTCAGGCAGTTATCTGTTGCTTGGTTGAACAACTCCTGGACCTGCTTTAGCTCCTTTTCTAAATCACCAAAATCAGCAAATAGTGTCTCAGAATAAACAAAAAGTTAATGATATAAGGAGGCACATAGATATTTGGACCTTAGCCTAACTAGATCAACTTTCACTACTCTCTCAGAAGGAAAACAAGGGAAAAACAAATACACGAATGCTAACATTCCTCCATCACATATTGTGCAGTCAAGTAAATGATATAGGTTGGTGGAAGACTGATAAGCTGGAAGTAGTAGCTCAATCAGTTCACAACCATCTCGGTCTCTGTGTGTGTCTGTGTGTGTATAGCCATGTATTGCGTAATAAATGCCTACACCAAAACCAAAGCTATGTCAGATACACTAAGAACAAATTCTTACCTGCTGCTTCCAGTTGTTTTTGAAGTTCTTGGCCAACTGCATCGTTCTCAGCCTAcatcacatacatacatacatacagaGTAAGAATTATTGGGTGAAAATATAGATAAAACACTACGCCCAAAAACATATGACagaataatctttatttatcctttttattttttaatttaactaCGGTAGAGCTAAGGATGGCAATGGGGCGGGGCGGGGCGGGTTTGATCTGCTGCGGGGCAGGGCGGGTTTGACCTTATGCGGTTGCGGGGCGGGGCGGGTTGaaacatttttttgaaaatttagtgCGGGGCGGGTTGCGGGTTTCTTCCTAGAGATTGTAAATTTTCCTTTGTTGCATCTCTGTAGAAGGGTAGAAGAAACAAACAGCAACTTCCATCTTCAAGGGGATTCCATTATtaccaaattaatttttttaaaatttaatgtaTGCAAGAAGTTTCCAAAATAAATTATAGAGCTCAGGTAATTATAAGTTCAACTGAGAAAAGACTTTCTGTTAACCATTTTCGATATTCACCAACTTAACTATAGGAAATCATatactattattttatctgAGTTAGTATGTGAAATATTATTATGTAAATATAATactacttaaaataaaaaatatataatccTTAATTACACAAGCCATCCATTTAGTTCTTatctcaaaaaagaaaaaaaaaccatcTAAATCTGTTGGTTTGGCTCTGTATGACATACAAAGGTTCTTAGTTTATTtatcaagaatcaagatacattcctagtttattttttaatgcaaaaataatttagtattaaaatttgatttagcttttctagatttttaaaaagaaaacagtGCGGGGGCGGGGCGGGGTGGGTGCGTCTTCAAAAATATTGTCGGGGTTTCGGATACGGGGCATTTTTAAAACACAGAGAAATGATAGTGCAACTTAGGGTGCGGGTTTACGTGGGGCGGGGCGGGTTTAAAACACAGAAATTTTGCGGGTTAAGGCTAAACCCGCACCGCACCCGCCCCGCCCCATTGCCATCCCTAGGTAGAGCTTCTGTTTCTCAGTGAGAGTATGACATTGGAATCGGAGGGAGGCGGAGCATCACCTTGTTCAAATATCATATGTCAACACGCTATTTACACCCATTATTTACACAGAAGTCTATTACCTGGAGTTCTGCAATTCTTTTCAACTGGGCTTCTTCACCCCCATCTGACAAAGGAAGAGCAGCAACCAACGCATCAAACTGcgcaaaagaaaaaagagattaTGTTGTCAAGAATACAATGACATTGTAGCACAGTTGCACTTTATGAGCACATTGTAATTGGTCCGAATTAGAAGAAGAACAAGGATGTATACTTTTGCTTGTTTTCAACTTGTAAATATGACTTCCACCATAGCCTTTGTGCCGAAGATTTATAATATTGCTAcctttctgaaaaaaaaaaaaaaaaaaaggtaatccATGTCATGAAATTGTTTTAATGTTGGTAAGAATCTTCATTCCCAAGTCTCTTTAGGGAATAGTCCAATCTTTTCCAGCACCGGTGCAATACGAAAGAGTCCTTTAGACGccatttaaaacaaaattgagaAGTCTTTTAGGTGATGGACTTCGAGTTAAATGTATGAGGTTATTGCACCAAATTTGTTGTTAGGCTTTGAAAAAGCAATTCAT is a window of Lycium ferocissimum isolate CSIRO_LF1 chromosome 12, AGI_CSIRO_Lferr_CH_V1, whole genome shotgun sequence DNA encoding:
- the LOC132041064 gene encoding mediator of RNA polymerase II transcription subunit 21-like codes for the protein MDIISQLQEQVNTMAALAFNTFGTLQRDAPPVRLSPNYPEPPPPNPTQDSTNVADQPKQMSSAFVKAAKQFDALVAALPLSDGGEEAQLKRIAELQAENDAVGQELQKQLEAAEKELKQVQELFNQATDNCLNLKKPE